A stretch of the Clostridium fungisolvens genome encodes the following:
- a CDS encoding amino acid ABC transporter ATP-binding protein — protein MDKVNNEVLLEIKGLHKEYESKKVLNNIDLEIHKGEVLVILGPSGCGKSTLLRCLNGLEPIQGGDIKLSGKSLTDKNVNWQEVRQKIGMVFQNYELFPHMTVIENILLGPTKVQKRDRNEVLEQAKQLLDRVGLLDRMDSYPRQLSGGQKQRIAIVRALCMNPEVMLFDEVTASLDPEMVREVLDVMLELAKQGMTMAIVTHEMNFAQAVADKIVFLDSGNICEVATPEEFFKNPKTERAQHFLNIFEY, from the coding sequence ATAGATAAAGTAAATAATGAAGTGTTGCTTGAGATAAAAGGCTTACACAAAGAATATGAAAGTAAGAAAGTTTTAAATAATATAGACTTGGAAATACACAAAGGTGAGGTTCTTGTAATACTAGGACCTTCTGGATGTGGAAAAAGTACCCTTCTAAGATGTTTAAATGGTCTTGAACCAATTCAAGGAGGGGATATAAAACTATCTGGAAAGTCATTAACTGATAAGAATGTAAACTGGCAAGAGGTACGTCAGAAGATAGGAATGGTATTTCAGAATTATGAGTTGTTTCCACATATGACAGTTATTGAAAATATTCTTTTAGGGCCAACTAAGGTTCAGAAAAGAGATAGAAATGAAGTATTGGAGCAAGCAAAGCAACTTTTGGATAGAGTAGGACTTCTTGATAGAATGGATTCATATCCACGTCAGCTTTCAGGTGGACAAAAGCAAAGAATAGCCATAGTAAGAGCTTTATGCATGAACCCGGAAGTAATGCTATTTGATGAAGTAACTGCATCACTTGATCCGGAGATGGTAAGAGAAGTATTAGATGTTATGTTAGAACTTGCAAAGCAAGGGATGACAATGGCAATAGTAACTCATGAAATGAATTTTGCTCAAGCTGTTGCAGATAAGATAGTTTTCCTTGATTCAGGAAACATATGTGAAGTTGCAACTCCTGAGGAGTTTTTTAAAAATCCTAAGACAGAACGTGCTCAGCACTTTCTAAATATATTTGAATACTAA
- a CDS encoding cysteine ABC transporter substrate-binding protein, with amino-acid sequence MKNIKKVLAAVIVGTLLVGSFVGCSKSTTSDDKSKSSAATSSLEDIKKRGKIRVGVFSDKPPFGYVDSNGKNQGFDVEIAKRFAKDLLGDESKVEFVLVEAAARVSVLESNKVDITMANFTVTDERKQKVDFANPYMKVSLGIVSPDGALITSVDQLKGKKLIVNKGTTAEAYFMKNYPDIELLKYDQNTETFEALKDGRGAALAHDNTEVLAWAKSNKGFTVGVPTLGSQDTIAPAVKKGNKELLDWINTELENIGKENFIHKAYEDTLKPVYGDSVSPDNLVIEGGKLK; translated from the coding sequence ATGAAAAACATTAAAAAGGTTTTAGCAGCAGTTATAGTTGGTACTTTACTAGTGGGTAGCTTTGTTGGATGCAGCAAGTCTACTACATCAGATGATAAGTCAAAATCATCAGCAGCTACAAGTTCATTAGAAGATATCAAAAAACGTGGAAAGATTAGAGTTGGTGTATTTAGTGATAAACCACCTTTCGGATATGTAGATTCAAACGGTAAGAACCAAGGTTTTGACGTTGAAATAGCTAAGAGATTTGCAAAGGATCTTTTAGGGGATGAGTCAAAAGTAGAATTTGTATTAGTAGAAGCAGCAGCAAGAGTATCAGTTTTAGAATCAAATAAAGTTGATATAACAATGGCTAACTTCACAGTTACAGATGAAAGAAAGCAAAAGGTTGATTTTGCTAATCCATATATGAAGGTTTCTCTTGGAATAGTTTCTCCTGATGGAGCTCTTATAACTTCAGTTGACCAATTAAAAGGTAAGAAGCTTATAGTTAACAAGGGAACAACTGCAGAAGCTTACTTCATGAAGAACTATCCAGATATAGAATTATTAAAGTATGACCAAAATACAGAAACTTTTGAAGCTTTAAAGGATGGTCGTGGTGCTGCACTAGCTCATGATAACACAGAAGTTCTTGCTTGGGCTAAGAGCAACAAAGGATTCACTGTTGGAGTTCCAACACTAGGAAGCCAAGATACAATAGCTCCAGCTGTAAAGAAGGGTAACAAAGAGCTTTTAGATTGGATCAACACTGAACTTGAAAATATAGGAAAAGAAAACTTTATTCACAAAGCATACGAAGATACCTTAAAGCCAGTATACGGTGACTCAGTAAGTCCTGATAACCTTGTAATTGAAGGCGGAAAATTAAAATAG
- the idi gene encoding isopentenyl-diphosphate Delta-isomerase, with product MEVRHILENIAVVNDNDEIIGYKEKMSVHKEGILHRAFSVVLFNSKNEMLLQRRSFSKYHSPGEWTNACCSHQRENETIKEAAIRRLYEELGINDAILEEEFIFHYKCQFENELWENEIDHVFIGRYDKDVESFNIDEVHEVRWISVSELLNWIDEKPEEFTFWFKILIKKAEELKKLYTKY from the coding sequence ATGGAGGTGAGACACATATTAGAAAATATTGCAGTTGTGAATGACAATGATGAGATTATAGGATATAAAGAAAAAATGTCGGTACATAAGGAAGGTATATTGCATAGAGCTTTTTCAGTAGTACTTTTTAATTCGAAAAATGAAATGCTATTGCAGAGAAGGAGTTTTTCAAAATATCACTCGCCAGGAGAGTGGACTAATGCATGTTGCAGTCATCAGAGAGAGAATGAAACAATTAAAGAAGCTGCGATTAGAAGACTGTATGAAGAACTGGGAATTAATGATGCTATACTTGAAGAAGAATTTATTTTTCATTATAAATGCCAATTTGAAAATGAACTTTGGGAAAATGAAATTGATCATGTTTTTATTGGTAGATATGATAAAGATGTTGAATCTTTTAATATAGATGAAGTTCACGAGGTCAGATGGATTTCAGTATCGGAGTTGCTTAACTGGATTGATGAAAAGCCTGAAGAGTTTACTTTTTGGTTTAAAATTCTAATAAAGAAAGCAGAAGAACTTAAAAAATTATACACTAAATATTAA
- a CDS encoding cold-shock protein, giving the protein MNGTVKWFNPEKGFGFITGDDGKDVFAHFSQINAEGYKSLEEGQKVSFDVAQGPKGPQAENITLAK; this is encoded by the coding sequence ATGAATGGTACAGTTAAATGGTTTAATCCAGAAAAAGGATTTGGATTCATCACAGGAGATGATGGAAAAGATGTATTTGCACACTTTTCACAAATAAATGCTGAAGGCTATAAATCTCTTGAAGAAGGCCAAAAAGTATCTTTTGATGTTGCTCAAGGTCCAAAAGGTCCACAAGCAGAAAATATTACACTAGCTAAATAG
- a CDS encoding PHP domain-containing protein, whose product MIINPYLSTGIWLKGNLHTHTENSKCGHYSLETVIDMYKSYKMKYDFLAITDHCMLTKLNESYEDIVIFPGTEYKYRDYQTLGINIKDYCDDERNYDNHQQLFNKVNDEGGLNIICHPHVYEDNYWPLEELLQLNGYTGLEIYNNNVKFDNKGRALATDLWDNLLSNGKKVFGFANDDMHVFQRCGCAFNMALCEEKSSVSILESLRKGSFYSSTGILLNKIEAIDNRLYLELKHHNIPVSFKFIGYKGKVLKESYGHEAEYTVLGNEKYVRIEMNREDGCMAWTQPFWIE is encoded by the coding sequence ATGATAATTAATCCTTACCTGTCTACTGGGATATGGCTTAAGGGAAATTTACATACCCATACTGAAAATAGTAAATGTGGTCACTACTCTTTAGAGACAGTAATAGATATGTACAAATCTTATAAAATGAAATATGATTTTTTAGCCATTACGGATCACTGTATGCTCACAAAACTTAATGAAAGTTACGAAGATATAGTTATTTTCCCTGGAACTGAATATAAATATAGAGATTATCAAACTCTTGGTATAAACATTAAAGATTACTGTGACGATGAACGTAATTATGATAATCATCAACAACTTTTTAATAAAGTAAATGATGAAGGCGGATTAAATATAATATGCCATCCTCATGTTTATGAAGATAATTACTGGCCACTAGAAGAATTACTACAGTTAAATGGGTATACTGGGTTAGAAATTTATAATAACAATGTTAAATTCGATAACAAAGGAAGAGCTTTAGCTACTGATTTATGGGACAATCTTTTGTCGAATGGTAAAAAAGTATTTGGATTCGCGAACGATGATATGCACGTATTCCAGCGCTGTGGTTGTGCTTTTAATATGGCATTATGTGAAGAGAAAAGTTCTGTATCAATACTTGAATCTTTGAGAAAAGGAAGTTTCTATAGTTCCACTGGTATCTTACTAAATAAAATTGAAGCTATTGATAATAGACTATATCTGGAGCTTAAACATCACAATATTCCAGTATCTTTTAAATTTATAGGTTATAAAGGCAAAGTTTTAAAAGAAAGCTACGGTCATGAAGCCGAATATACAGTATTAGGAAATGAGAAATATGTAAGAATTGAAATGAACAGAGAAGATGGTTGCATGGCATGGACTCAGCCATTTTGGATTGAATAA
- the xylA gene encoding xylose isomerase, producing MKEYFSNISKVVYEGPKSTNPYSFKYYNPEEVVGNKKMKEHLRFAVSYWHTLTANGTDPFGVGTMLRPWDNVNDSMELAKARMEAAFELMDKLNIDYFCFHDRDIAPEGNSLAETNENLDKLVAYCKELMKKYDKKLLWGTANCFSNPRYVHGAGTSCNADVFAYTAAQIKKAIEVTKELGGENYVFWGGREGYETLLNTNMELELDNFARLLQMAVDYAKEIGFTGQFLIEPKPMEPTKHQYDFDTATVLAFLRKYKLDKHFKINIEANHATLAGHTFQHELHVARINNVLGSVDANQGDPNLGWDTDQFPTNVYDTTLAMYEILKNNGIAPGGLNFDAKVRRASFEPEDLFLAYIAGMDTFAKGLRVAHKLLTDGVLENNIKEKYSSFEGGIGKEIVEGNVGFKELEKYALENSRISNKSGRQEMLESIVNQYIFEDK from the coding sequence ATGAAAGAGTATTTTTCAAACATATCTAAGGTAGTATATGAGGGGCCAAAATCAACCAATCCATATTCATTTAAATATTACAATCCTGAAGAAGTAGTTGGAAATAAAAAGATGAAAGAACATTTAAGATTTGCAGTATCTTATTGGCATACTTTAACTGCAAATGGAACTGATCCTTTTGGGGTTGGGACAATGCTTCGTCCTTGGGATAATGTAAACGATTCTATGGAACTTGCTAAAGCAAGAATGGAAGCTGCATTTGAATTAATGGATAAGCTAAACATTGATTATTTCTGTTTCCATGATAGAGATATTGCACCAGAAGGAAATAGCCTAGCTGAGACTAACGAAAACTTAGACAAGTTGGTAGCATATTGCAAAGAATTAATGAAAAAATATGATAAAAAATTGTTATGGGGAACTGCAAATTGTTTCTCTAATCCAAGATATGTACATGGAGCAGGTACTTCATGCAATGCTGATGTTTTTGCATATACAGCAGCTCAAATTAAAAAGGCTATTGAAGTAACAAAAGAATTAGGCGGAGAAAATTATGTGTTCTGGGGTGGAAGAGAAGGTTATGAAACTCTTCTAAATACAAACATGGAATTAGAACTTGATAACTTTGCTAGACTTCTTCAAATGGCTGTTGACTATGCTAAAGAAATAGGATTCACTGGACAGTTTTTAATAGAACCAAAGCCAATGGAACCAACAAAACACCAATATGATTTTGACACAGCTACAGTATTAGCATTCTTAAGAAAATATAAATTAGACAAGCATTTTAAGATAAATATTGAAGCAAATCATGCAACCTTAGCAGGTCACACTTTCCAGCATGAGCTACATGTAGCTAGAATAAATAATGTTCTTGGAAGCGTAGATGCAAATCAAGGAGATCCTAATTTGGGATGGGATACTGACCAGTTCCCAACTAATGTATATGATACAACTCTTGCTATGTATGAAATACTTAAGAATAACGGTATTGCACCTGGTGGTTTGAATTTTGATGCAAAGGTAAGAAGAGCTTCATTTGAACCAGAAGATTTATTTTTAGCTTATATTGCTGGAATGGATACTTTTGCGAAAGGGTTAAGAGTAGCTCATAAACTGCTAACTGATGGAGTTCTAGAAAACAATATAAAAGAGAAATATTCAAGTTTTGAAGGTGGAATCGGAAAAGAAATAGTTGAAGGAAATGTAGGCTTCAAAGAGTTGGAAAAGTACGCTTTAGAAAACAGTAGAATTTCCAATAAGTCTGGAAGACAAGAGATGTTGGAGTCTATTGTTAATCAATATATATTTGAAGATAAATAG
- a CDS encoding ROK family transcriptional regulator: MMKFKNVDKDTIRSSNIKLILNLLFDKRELTKQEISKETGLSIPTVINITNELIEDGLVEECGVAESSGGRKPIIVRFMPNSRYSFGVEINSKYIRIILINLDAAILEDESIMFNDSFKLNEGNVKNIFDEICKIIKVIILKRNIKEANVLGIGFSLPGTVNEEKLLLELAPNLFVKNMDFHYVEEKLNIKVYVENEANSAAVAELRLGIAKDMRNLVYISVREGVGTGIVVSGYLYKGKNKRAGEFGHMTVEKNGIPCTCGKKGCWEVYTSSEMILKKYNIEEKNPVRSFDQFFNLLDGKDLKASAIWEEYLDYLSVGIQNIILIMDPHYIVVGGDISNYEKFLIPPLKDRIFKDINFFSEDDLKLLTSKFKENSSIIGASILPIEKLFFINERIL; this comes from the coding sequence ATGATGAAATTTAAAAATGTAGATAAAGACACAATAAGGAGTTCAAATATAAAGCTTATATTGAACTTATTGTTTGATAAAAGGGAACTTACAAAGCAGGAAATATCAAAAGAAACAGGGCTTAGTATACCAACTGTAATTAACATTACAAACGAACTTATTGAAGATGGATTAGTTGAGGAATGTGGAGTTGCAGAATCAAGCGGTGGAAGAAAACCAATAATAGTAAGATTTATGCCAAATTCCAGATATTCTTTTGGAGTAGAGATAAATTCTAAATACATAAGAATAATTTTAATTAATCTTGATGCTGCTATTTTGGAAGATGAAAGCATAATGTTTAATGATTCATTTAAGCTGAATGAAGGTAATGTAAAAAATATTTTTGATGAAATTTGCAAAATAATTAAAGTTATAATTTTAAAAAGGAATATAAAAGAAGCGAATGTGCTTGGAATAGGATTTTCACTTCCAGGTACAGTGAATGAAGAAAAACTTTTGCTAGAGCTTGCTCCAAATCTTTTTGTTAAGAATATGGATTTTCATTACGTAGAAGAAAAACTTAATATTAAGGTATATGTAGAAAATGAAGCTAATTCTGCTGCAGTGGCTGAGCTAAGACTCGGAATAGCAAAAGATATGAGAAATTTAGTCTACATATCAGTCAGAGAAGGTGTGGGTACCGGAATTGTTGTAAGTGGATACCTTTATAAAGGAAAGAACAAAAGAGCTGGTGAATTTGGTCATATGACTGTAGAAAAAAATGGTATTCCTTGTACTTGTGGAAAAAAAGGATGCTGGGAAGTTTATACTTCATCAGAAATGATTTTAAAAAAATATAATATAGAAGAAAAGAATCCTGTAAGGTCTTTCGACCAATTCTTTAATTTACTTGATGGAAAAGATTTAAAAGCTTCTGCAATCTGGGAAGAATATTTAGATTACTTATCTGTTGGAATTCAAAATATAATTCTAATAATGGATCCCCATTATATTGTAGTAGGAGGAGACATAAGTAATTATGAAAAGTTTCTTATCCCTCCTTTAAAAGATAGAATTTTTAAGGATATCAATTTCTTTAGTGAAGATGATTTAAAGCTACTTACTTCTAAATTTAAGGAGAATTCATCCATAATAGGAGCGTCGATCTTACCAATTGAAAAACTATTTTTTATAAATGAAAGAATATTATAG
- a CDS encoding DUF624 domain-containing protein, translating into MKVKKEFGEGPIFIATNYIWWFLVGNFYFWLLNLPMLLVVLGIVSTVGSDNTLLFIITLLPMAPALTALLSSMGKLIREKDINMTKEFFKAYKTNFVESIIFGFFEVVILGVLYFDRVYFAATSSIAILQMVILVLAIIFFAIINFYILPIVSRFYLKKMQIVKLAIFYFFRRIHVAAAALAILYLLWTISLKGGSIILLFSASILCYIIMLFHTNTLIEIEARLQPEDTNGLDA; encoded by the coding sequence ATGAAAGTAAAAAAGGAATTTGGAGAAGGACCAATATTTATAGCAACAAATTATATATGGTGGTTTTTAGTTGGGAACTTCTATTTCTGGCTTTTGAATTTGCCAATGTTGTTAGTTGTTCTAGGGATAGTATCTACTGTAGGCAGTGATAATACATTATTGTTCATAATAACTCTTTTACCAATGGCTCCAGCATTAACAGCACTTTTAAGTTCAATGGGGAAGCTTATTAGAGAAAAGGACATAAACATGACAAAGGAATTTTTTAAAGCTTACAAAACAAATTTTGTTGAGTCAATAATTTTTGGCTTTTTTGAAGTGGTAATCCTCGGGGTATTATATTTTGACAGAGTTTATTTTGCGGCTACATCTTCAATCGCAATTCTTCAGATGGTTATATTAGTGCTAGCTATTATTTTCTTTGCAATTATTAATTTTTATATTTTGCCTATAGTTTCTAGGTTTTATTTGAAAAAGATGCAAATAGTGAAGTTAGCCATCTTTTATTTCTTTAGAAGAATACATGTAGCAGCGGCTGCATTAGCAATTTTATATTTACTATGGACAATCTCACTTAAAGGCGGGTCTATTATTTTACTTTTTTCAGCTAGCATTTTATGTTATATAATAATGCTATTTCATACAAATACCTTAATTGAGATAGAAGCTAGGTTGCAACCAGAAGATACTAATGGATTAGATGCATAG
- a CDS encoding sensor histidine kinase: MKKIIDFFNNLSVRFKFALVYFFILLIQIVIFGLYMYEQTSNSTVKQGQLVMEQNLLQTKESILQKRNSIESAADILVLDKRIQDFLDYKYENSVYQIQDYQFNISPIVENILKQNRYINSIKIYMSDNIVTEMADSYYSVNKDSDLSKFLALNQKKPLDNGWTSTHEAKTRALKDSTGTGEQVLTYSKKIISSNTFRETGTLEIEVKETVLFDMLRDPIVTKLGKIFVADDNSMVVSNNIPSLFKQDVIKSNFFDFTPNKRISEVGEIFNKKYIFISIPISEINCNILGIFPAENFNNEIKSSFRNIELVLLGSSIFLGIIIFFTTTALLSRIKDMVKAMKQVRDGNLNVSVKVDSTDEFGELGTTFNHMTSRIHELVETVYKIELMEKEAELKALEAQINPHFLYNTLATITWAARKVKSSQIETISNSLAKFYRLVLSKGNREITVAEEVEMVKAYLHIQKIRFEDKFDVIYKIDEASYSKKIIKNILQPIVENALSHGIEPKSSHGTIVIKISSFENFLSIKIIDDGVGIAQGKLIKVLNGDVESAKGSGYAVKNIIQRLEAYSGRKDVFSIYSREGIGTEVVILI; the protein is encoded by the coding sequence GTGAAAAAGATCATAGACTTTTTTAATAATTTAAGTGTGAGATTTAAGTTTGCTTTAGTTTATTTTTTTATATTACTTATTCAGATAGTAATTTTCGGACTTTATATGTATGAGCAAACATCAAACTCAACAGTTAAGCAAGGACAGCTGGTTATGGAACAAAATCTGTTGCAAACCAAAGAGAGTATTCTACAAAAAAGAAACTCTATAGAAAGTGCTGCAGACATACTAGTTTTAGATAAAAGAATACAAGATTTTTTAGATTATAAATATGAAAATTCTGTATATCAAATACAAGATTATCAGTTTAATATATCACCAATTGTTGAAAACATATTAAAACAAAATAGATATATAAATTCCATTAAAATATATATGTCGGATAATATAGTAACCGAAATGGCAGATAGTTATTACAGCGTAAATAAAGATTCAGACTTGAGCAAGTTCTTGGCATTGAATCAAAAGAAACCTTTGGATAATGGATGGACTAGTACCCATGAAGCAAAGACGCGCGCTCTTAAGGATAGTACTGGTACAGGTGAACAAGTATTAACCTACTCAAAGAAAATAATTTCAAGTAATACCTTTAGGGAAACAGGTACTCTTGAAATTGAAGTTAAAGAGACTGTTCTCTTCGATATGCTTCGGGATCCGATTGTAACAAAGCTTGGTAAGATATTTGTTGCAGATGATAATAGCATGGTAGTATCTAACAATATTCCAAGTTTATTCAAGCAAGATGTGATAAAGAGTAATTTCTTTGATTTTACACCAAATAAAAGAATTAGTGAGGTTGGTGAGATATTCAATAAGAAATATATTTTTATTTCAATCCCCATAAGTGAAATCAATTGTAATATACTTGGAATTTTCCCGGCTGAAAACTTCAATAATGAGATAAAAAGTTCATTTAGAAATATTGAACTTGTGTTATTAGGTTCTTCCATCTTTTTGGGGATAATCATATTTTTTACTACAACTGCATTGTTGTCAAGGATTAAAGACATGGTTAAGGCGATGAAGCAAGTAAGAGATGGGAATCTTAATGTTTCTGTGAAGGTAGATTCTACAGATGAATTTGGCGAACTTGGAACTACGTTTAATCATATGACTTCAAGAATACATGAATTAGTAGAGACAGTTTATAAAATAGAGCTTATGGAAAAAGAGGCCGAGCTTAAAGCGTTAGAAGCTCAAATAAATCCTCACTTTTTGTACAATACGCTTGCTACAATAACGTGGGCTGCCAGAAAAGTAAAGTCATCTCAAATAGAAACTATTTCAAATTCTTTAGCTAAATTTTATAGATTAGTTTTAAGTAAGGGAAATAGGGAAATTACCGTAGCAGAAGAAGTAGAAATGGTGAAGGCTTATCTTCATATACAGAAGATAAGATTTGAAGACAAGTTTGATGTAATATATAAAATTGACGAAGCCTCGTATTCTAAGAAAATCATAAAAAACATCCTACAGCCTATAGTAGAAAATGCATTAAGTCATGGGATTGAACCAAAGAGCTCTCATGGAACTATTGTAATAAAAATTAGTTCCTTTGAAAATTTTTTAAGCATAAAGATAATAGATGATGGTGTAGGAATTGCTCAAGGCAAATTGATTAAGGTGTTAAATGGTGATGTAGAAAGCGCTAAAGGCAGTGGATATGCAGTGAAAAATATAATTCAAAGACTGGAAGCTTATTCAGGTAGAAAAGATGTTTTTTCTATTTATAGTAGAGAAGGCATTGGAACTGAAGTGGTGATTTTGATTTAG